AAGAGAATACATtccatatcaaataattttacaaaagaaaGACATGGAGTTGACTGGAATTTATCTTGCCTCAGTCGCCACTTCTCACATGCTTCTTGAGCTGCAACAGATGCAGGAACAGACCCTTGATTGATCTCCAGTCCTTTAAGCAGCTCACCATTATCACCAATCACGTGTGAAGGAGCAGATAGGCCAACTTTCTTGCTCCGTACAGGGGACAAGGGTGAAGAAGATCCAGAAAATGGTGTAAATTGCAAAGAAGATGATGCATATGAACCTTTGGAAGTAGCACTGGAATTAAAGGAATCATTATCAGCTCTAACGAGATTGTTCTTTTTATGATGATGCTTAGGTGATACATGTGCAGTAGAAGAGGCAGCAAAGGTGAAGCCTGAATTGATAGTATCTTCTGAACTCACAGCTGAAAAGAATTGAGTGCTGAGGTCACTATCTAGATTTTTACTTGAACTGGCTTCGCTTTCTGCTGACGTAACTATAACATCATTGATAGAATCTATTTCCTCATTTGCAGATTTACAGCTTTCAGTTTCAGCCCCTGAAATAGACTCCTCCATATGATTTTCAGCTCCGATACCTTTATCAAAACAGTTTTCAGAATTTTTCTCTTTAGTTTCTCTGCATTTCATATCCTCTTCATTTATATCCATTCGCTGTGTTGCAACAACCAGATCTTCATCTATTGCATCATTCAGAACAGTTGGTTGTGAATCAGTTGATGCATGTTGACTATCTAGTGCGAAAGACTCCTCTGATGTGACAGAAGTTTCCCTGGAATTTCTAGCATCAGACAATGTTTCCTGATATGTTGAAATGTCCATTGGTGAATATGATTCGGAAGCCTCTGGAATTTCTTGGGAACCACTTTCCCTGGTAACAAAATCTAGACCTGGCGACAGAGGGACTTTGACAGGTTGCTTCAACTTTCCCCTTTTCTTCTTTACTTTTGAATCTTTAAACTTTGTACTGAATTCCATCTTCGGATTTAAGCCAGTGAAAAGATTTCCTTTTGGATTTGGCGTTTTAAATTCTACAAATGGCGACCCAGCGCCATCTTGCTTGCTTGTAAAACTAAACCCATCTGTCTTCTCAAGTCCACCAGTAGGTGGCACCCTGAAAGCATTCCAACCAGCCAATCTACTGGATGAGAAGACATGAGATGGTCCCGCAATTCCAATTGGTTGTGTATCAACTTTTGGCTGATCCATAGATGCATGAATACCACTTACATCTTTACCCGGCGTTCCtccttcaaaaataaattcagtGGGATCACCACAATCGTGGAATTTCTTATCACCCTCATTTACAGTTGGCATATCCTTTCTGGAGATTCGACAAGAAGAAAATCCCATGTTGGTTTGACCTGAAGATTCTACCTTCGCAATTCCAATTTTCAACTTGCACCCCATCTCGTGAGAAAGTGCACTCTCGTTCTCTCCACCAACATAACCACCAATGCTTTCCCTGCTTCCAAAGGCAAAACTATCCTTCTCATTGGTCTCATTATTAACATCGTTTGTGACTACATGGTCCTTTATGTTcaaattcttgattttatcaGGAAGGGCATTCTCTGCAGCAGCGGCAAACATTTCACTACCCTTTTCACTGCTTTTAAATCCAAACTTTTTGATATCATCAGCTTGAAAACTACCACCACCATTAGTAGCATCTCCAGCCTCTTCAATATTCAATTTCTTCTCCAACTCATCTGGTGGCAGTAACTCCACATTTCTCCCAATAGAACTACCTACATTGTCACCGCTCCCAAACTTGCCATTAACACTTAACTTAGACGCCCCATCTACAACATTCTCCTTATCATCAATGCTCAACTTCTGCATGCTCTCGTCAACACCATGATTCTTATCACCATCACTTGCAAAAACGAAACCACTCTTCTCGCTCACATCTACATTAGTTTCCCTTCCAGTTCTCAAACTTTTCAATTCCTCTATAATTCCCTTGCCGGAATTCGAGTTAAACCCCATATTACTTGGACTAGCTCCAAACACAAACGCCTCATTACCACCACTCCCAGAACCACCCGGTTCAACCGGACTCCTATCGGGTCGGAACTGATTGAAACCGATCCCAACCCAGGTTTCTTCATTGGATTTAAAATTCTGGGGATTCGATTGCCTCCTCACTTTTGGCAATCTTGGCCTCGAAAGACCACCTTTAGTTGATGAGGACGATGATGATCGAGAGCTAAAGTTTGGATTTTGGTTACTAATTCGAGTTGAATTTGAGAACCCagaatttaaattatcaaaatttgatGGGTTCATGCtggtttcttgttttgattgagaattttttgaagcttaataacaataataatgagaTGCGGAGAGAGGAATGAGGAAGCTGACCGTTGGTGATTTTGATGTTACTATTAGGACTTTGAATCGGAGCTCCGGTGTCTAGCAACGCCAGTGACATGTCAATGCAGGAGTCATTAAATCAGACGGTGGACGGTGGAGGATAGGGTGGTGGGAACTTGAAGATCAAAGAGGTGACGTTGTTAGTGGAGAAAatgattagtttttttgttttgttttgtttcagcATACATAATtgggttaattaattaaaatgtttgcGTAGTAATAAATATCTTTTGGCGTTTAGCTTTGCTGTGTTTACTTGTCTCGAAGGAAATTCGAATGGGTTGGCACTCCGAaagattttttaagatatttttttatttttgtattttaaaattatttttaaaaacttttaattttttcatatactcatatagttttattattataatatcaaaaataattttaaaaaataaaaaaattattttaatatattttttaacaaaaaaaactttaaaaacaattgttacCGTACTCTCAATTACCccctaaacctttttttttttttaatttgtttcctcaagtttatctttaattattttggttgatCGAgaatttatattgttattttttcaggttttgtgttttatattgtgGTCAAACCTCGTGATTCATATCATAAGTTTAGAAGGTTAGACTAGATTGATTtcggtcatttttttttaatttcatctactATCACTATGTTTGTcgaaaattaatattctttgtttttttaatttttttatagagttatctcaatcttatgtCTCGGATTATAAATTTAGTAAGTTCATCAAGTTTGAAttaggtctttttttaaaaaaaaattaaaaatttctatttaatattatattgattagaGAATTGTatgttatgattttatttagtcTCCTTCCCAAGAAGTTATCTTAATGCCACACAAAGTAGGTTATAGATTTAATTTGATCTGATTTTTGCTTAAGccacgtgaaaaaaaattaacatgtttagTTCTCTCGGATGATGTGTTTTTAAAGAATTCCCCTATGTGATGctcaaaaaaaagttgaatcaatttttttttaacattattttctttttaattttgttatttatcattttatttgttggaaattgaaattcattttttttaattttttttctatacaattatcttattctcatttaattttttactttattagcaaataagatttttgtaatGTCTTAGGAATAttgtaagatatatttttataatattgacaaacatttattttttgtattaaatcattgttttttttttcactttatttattattaatatcttattttcttatcatattatcaaattaattgagtttattaaattcattcgaGTTAATGACCAGAAGAatcttagatattttttttaaaaaatatttacattttcTTGATACCTtttctatgataaaaaaataaaaaagaaagaaaactcgTGGCACAGTACACACAACCTATTTAGATCTATATCTGTACAACATTTGATAATTGAAATCTATGTACCATTCTAGTTGGTTGTTTCCATATTTaagcaataaattattttttagaccttgtatttttagtgaaataattatataatccttttgatttgagaaaatcaatatttagtccatgtttcttaattatatttctttgtAACTCAATCATTTTGGTTGCTTTTTCAtggaaaaattagttttttttcttcataaaaatttCCTTCATTTACAGTTCAATTTTCTGATACTCACCAcggcaaacaaaaaaaaaatcacatgaaaagGGTAATTCATtcatttagaaagaaaaaaaaaaattcaatagtcAACTTTGATAAATGGACTAACATGtgatttttaaaactagaaGGGCTAgcttaaaaataccaaaacaacagctataaaactataatttactCTAGCATCAACGAAAATAGATTTTCACTAGTTAGTTACCCCGCGACATATCTTTGTTTggcataaaaacataaaaaaaaaatattcttttttaaaaaaatattaaggtaatTGGCTCGAGCGAgtttaataaacttttttaattttaataatatcatttagaaaataagatatcaacaacaaacaaagtcaaaaaacaacaatgatTCAATGCAAAAGATGAATTCttgtcaatattataaaaatatatcttcatAATATTCCAAAAcatgtcaatgattttatttgttaacaaattaaatgagaatatgataatttcatagaaagaaaaataaaaaactatgaaagaaaaaaataagacaaaaaaagtcaattacTATTATAAACCATAACCCAAGTTATAAGACCAAAATcactatatatgaaaaaaatcatgagggttaaaatcacaaaaaaaaaaaaaaaaaaaaaaacaccaaaaaatccaataaaaataatgagtgtcaaaattgcaataaaaaataaaaacattaataaaaggacaaaaattaaaagaacaaagacaaaaaaaaatacactataaacttggattgaagagtgaaactaaaaacaatgaaactttCATACAagattcaaggaaaaaaataaataatcttaagAATAAGCATCAAATCTTAAACATCgaattaaacataataaaaaaaatgaatatacaaAATTCTTCAACGTGTTttttttacactaaaaaaactctcaaaTGTAAATCAAAAAACTTATGCACACATCTAATTAAACAACCCAATAACCATTGTgtaaagcaatgaaaaaaaattcattaacaataaacaataataaaattgagaaaaccaagaaaaaaaataaagattaagatATCTAACATCACAATACAAGTAATTTACCTGATTAATGAATTTCtctgtcaaaaataaatttgtaatagaaaaatacataaaatttttaatagaaaCTGACAcatacataaaatttattaaacaataattaaaaaaaaaaaaaacaatgcaaggctgcacatctaaaaaatattaaacaaacaaatttaatttatataaaattaagaaaaaatcacagATGAATCATACCTACctc
This genomic interval from Populus alba chromosome 1, ASM523922v2, whole genome shotgun sequence contains the following:
- the LOC118032965 gene encoding uncharacterized protein isoform X4, producing the protein MNPSNFDNLNSGFSNSTRISNQNPNFSSRSSSSSSTKGGLSRPRLPKVRRQSNPQNFKSNEETWVGIGFNQFRPDRSPVEPGGSGSGGNEAFVFGASPSNMGFNSNSGKGIIEELKSLRTGRETNVDVSEKSGFVFASDGDKNHGVDESMQKLSIDDKENVVDGASKLSVNGKFGSGDNVGSSIGRNVELLPPDELEKKLNIEEAGDATNGGGSFQADDIKKFGFKSSEKGSEMFAAAAENALPDKIKNLNIKDHVVTNDVNNETNEKDSFAFGSRESIGGYVGGENESALSHEMGCKLKIGIAKVESSGQTNMGFSSCRISRKDMPTVNEGDKKFHDCGDPTEFIFEGGTPGKDVSGIHASMDQPKVDTQPIGIAGPSHVFSSSRLAGWNAFRVPPTGGLEKTDGFSFTSKQDGAGSPFVEFKTPNPKGNLFTGLNPKMEFSTKFKDSKVKKKRGKLKQPVKVPLSPGLDFVTRESGSQEIPEASESYSPMDISTYQETLSDARNSRETSVTSEESFALDSQHASTDSQPTVLNDAIDEDLVVATQRMDINEEDMKCRETKEKNSENCFDKGIGAENHMEESISGAETESCKSANEEIDSINDVIVTSAESEASSSKNLDSDLSTQFFSAVSSEDTINSGFTFAASSTAHVSPKHHHKKNNLVRADNDSFNSSATSKGSYASSSLQFTPFSGSSSPLSPVRSKKVGLSAPSHVIGDNGELLKGLEINQGSVPASVAAQEACEKWRLRGNQAYKSGDLSKAEDCYTQGVNCVSKSETSVSCLRALMLCYSNRAATRISLGRMRDALGDCKMVAAIDPNFIRVQFRAANCYLALGDVEGAVQYFKKCLQFGIDACVDRKISVEASDGLQKAQRVSECMQHSAELLKRGAPNDAESALQVIAEGLLISSCSEKLLEMKAESLFMQLRKYEEVIRLCEHTFDSAKKNSPPLHADYHVENIGPEHAKDTSFMIWRCRLIFKSYFHLGRLEEAIGSLEKQVEPPSTATRIGIETQESLVLLAATVNELIRHKLQAAGNEAFQAGKHSEAIEHYSAALSRNIESRPFAAICFCNRAAAYKALGQITDATADCSLAIALDGNYWKAISRRATLYEMIRDYAQAARDLQRLVAVLTKQVEEKTKQFGHSDKTTNLVNDLRQARLRLSTIEEAARKEVPLNMYLILGIEPSASASEVKKAYHKAALRHHPDKAGHSLARSDNGDDSLWKEIGEEVHKDTDRLFKMIGEAYAMLSDPAKRAQYDLEVMRNDLKKQSGRSTYRTHTDAPNYPFERSSRRQWKEGWRPYGR
- the LOC118032965 gene encoding uncharacterized protein isoform X2, translating into MNPSNFDNLNSGFSNSTRISNQNPNFSSRSSSSSSTKGGLSRPRLPKVRRQSNPQNFKSNEETWVGIGFNQFRPDRSPVEPGGSGSGGNEAFVFGASPSNMGFNSNSGKGIIEELKSLRTGRETNVDVSEKSGFVFASDGDKNHGVDESMQKLSIDDKENVVDGASKLSVNGKFGSGDNVGSSIGRNVELLPPDELEKKLNIEEAGDATNGGGSFQADDIKKFGFKSSEKGSEMFAAAAENALPDKIKNLNIKDHVVTNDVNNETNEKDSFAFGSRESIGGYVGGENESALSHEMGCKLKIGIAKVESSGQTNMGFSSCRISRKDMPTVNEGDKKFHDCGDPTEFIFEGGTPGKDVSGIHASMDQPKVDTQPIGIAGPSHVFSSSRLAGWNAFRVPPTGGLEKTDGFSFTSKQDGAGSPFVEFKTPNPKGNLFTGLNPKMEFSTKFKDSKVKKKRGKLKQPVKVPLSPGLDFVTRESGSQEIPEASESYSPMDISTYQETLSDARNSRETSVTSEESFALDSQHASTDSQPTVLNDAIDEDLVVATQRMDINEEDMKCRETKEKNSENCFDKGIGAENHMEESISGAETESCKSANEEIDSINDVIVTSAESEASSSKNLDSDLSTQFFSAVSSEDTINSGFTFAASSTAHVSPKHHHKKNNLVRADNDSFNSSATSKGSYASSSLQFTPFSGSSSPLSPVRSKKVGLSAPSHVIGDNGELLKGLEINQGSVPASVAAQEACEKWRLRGNQAYKSGDLSKAEDCYTQGVNCVSKSETSVSCLRALMLCYSNRAATRISLGRMRDALGDCKMVAAIDPNFIRVQFRAANCYLALGDVEGAVQYFKKCLQFGIDACVDRKISVEASDGLQKAQRVSECMQHSAELLKRGAPNDAESALQVIAEGLLISSCSEKLLEMKAESLFMLRKYEEVIRLCEHTFDSAKKNSPPLHADYHVENIGPEHAKDTSFMIWRCRLIFKSYFHLGRLEEAIGSLEKQVEPPSTATSSLSRIGIETQESLVLLAATVNELIRHKLQAAGNEAFQAGKHSEAIEHYSAALSRNIESRPFAAICFCNRAAAYKALGQITDATADCSLAIALDGNYWKAISRRATLYEMIRDYAQAARDLQRLVAVLTKQVEEKTKQFGHSDKTTNLVNDLRQARLRLSTIEEAARKEVPLNMYLILGIEPSASASEVKKAYHKAALRHHPDKAGHSLARSDNGDDSLWKEIGEEVHKDTDRLFKMIGEAYAMLSDPAKRAQYDLEVMRNDLKKQSGRSTYRTHTDAPNYPFERSSRRQWKEGWRPYGR
- the LOC118032965 gene encoding uncharacterized protein isoform X1; this translates as MNPSNFDNLNSGFSNSTRISNQNPNFSSRSSSSSSTKGGLSRPRLPKVRRQSNPQNFKSNEETWVGIGFNQFRPDRSPVEPGGSGSGGNEAFVFGASPSNMGFNSNSGKGIIEELKSLRTGRETNVDVSEKSGFVFASDGDKNHGVDESMQKLSIDDKENVVDGASKLSVNGKFGSGDNVGSSIGRNVELLPPDELEKKLNIEEAGDATNGGGSFQADDIKKFGFKSSEKGSEMFAAAAENALPDKIKNLNIKDHVVTNDVNNETNEKDSFAFGSRESIGGYVGGENESALSHEMGCKLKIGIAKVESSGQTNMGFSSCRISRKDMPTVNEGDKKFHDCGDPTEFIFEGGTPGKDVSGIHASMDQPKVDTQPIGIAGPSHVFSSSRLAGWNAFRVPPTGGLEKTDGFSFTSKQDGAGSPFVEFKTPNPKGNLFTGLNPKMEFSTKFKDSKVKKKRGKLKQPVKVPLSPGLDFVTRESGSQEIPEASESYSPMDISTYQETLSDARNSRETSVTSEESFALDSQHASTDSQPTVLNDAIDEDLVVATQRMDINEEDMKCRETKEKNSENCFDKGIGAENHMEESISGAETESCKSANEEIDSINDVIVTSAESEASSSKNLDSDLSTQFFSAVSSEDTINSGFTFAASSTAHVSPKHHHKKNNLVRADNDSFNSSATSKGSYASSSLQFTPFSGSSSPLSPVRSKKVGLSAPSHVIGDNGELLKGLEINQGSVPASVAAQEACEKWRLRGNQAYKSGDLSKAEDCYTQGVNCVSKSETSVSCLRALMLCYSNRAATRISLGRMRDALGDCKMVAAIDPNFIRVQFRAANCYLALGDVEGAVQYFKKCLQFGIDACVDRKISVEASDGLQKAQRVSECMQHSAELLKRGAPNDAESALQVIAEGLLISSCSEKLLEMKAESLFMQLRKYEEVIRLCEHTFDSAKKNSPPLHADYHVENIGPEHAKDTSFMIWRCRLIFKSYFHLGRLEEAIGSLEKQVEPPSTATSSLSRIGIETQESLVLLAATVNELIRHKLQAAGNEAFQAGKHSEAIEHYSAALSRNIESRPFAAICFCNRAAAYKALGQITDATADCSLAIALDGNYWKAISRRATLYEMIRDYAQAARDLQRLVAVLTKQVEEKTKQFGHSDKTTNLVNDLRQARLRLSTIEEAARKEVPLNMYLILGIEPSASASEVKKAYHKAALRHHPDKAGHSLARSDNGDDSLWKEIGEEVHKDTDRLFKMIGEAYAMLSDPAKRAQYDLEVMRNDLKKQSGRSTYRTHTDAPNYPFERSSRRQWKEGWRPYGR
- the LOC118032965 gene encoding uncharacterized protein isoform X5, producing the protein MNPSNFDNLNSGFSNSTRISNQNPNFSSRSSSSSSTKGGLSRPRLPKVRRQSNPQNFKSNEETWVGIGFNQFRPDRSPVEPGGSGSGGNEAFVFGASPSNMGFNSNSGKGIIEELKSLRTGRETNVDVSEKSGFVFASDGDKNHGVDESMQKLSIDDKENVVDGASKLSVNGKFGSGDNVGSSIGRNVELLPPDELEKKLNIEEAGDATNGGGSFQADDIKKFGFKSSEKGSEMFAAAAENALPDKIKNLNIKDHVVTNDVNNETNEKDSFAFGSRESIGGYVGGENESALSHEMGCKLKIGIAKVESSGQTNMGFSSCRISRKDMPTVNEGDKKFHDCGDPTEFIFEGGTPGKDVSGIHASMDQPKVDTQPIGIAGPSHVFSSSRLAGWNAFRVPPTGGLEKTDGFSFTSKQDGAGSPFVEFKTPNPKGNLFTGLNPKMEFSTKFKDSKVKKKRGKLKQPVKVPLSPGLDFVTRESGSQEIPEASESYSPMDISTYQETLSDARNSRETSVTSEESFALDSQHASTDSQPTVLNDAIDEDLVVATQRMDINEEDMKCRETKEKNSENCFDKGIGAENHMEESISGAETESCKSANEEIDSINDVIVTSAESEASSSKNLDSDLSTQFFSAVSSEDTINSGFTFAASSTAHVSPKHHHKKNNLVRADNDSFNSSATSKGSYASSSLQFTPFSGSSSPLSPVRSKKVGLSAPSHVIGDNGELLKGLEINQGSVPASVAAQEACEKWRLRGNQAYKSGDLSKAEDCYTQGVNCVSKSETSVSCLRALMLCYSNRAATRISLGRMRDALGDCKMVAAIDPNFIRVQFRAANCYLALGDVEGAVQYFKKCLQFGIDACVDRKISVEASDGLQKAQRVSECMQHSAELLKRGAPNDAESALQVIAEGLLISSCSEKLLEMKAESLFMQLRKYEEVIRLCEHTFDSAKKNSPPLHADYHVENIGPEHAKDTSFMIWRCRLIFKSYFHLGRLEEAIGSLEKQVEPPSTATRIGIETQESLVLLAATVNELIRHKAAGNEAFQAGKHSEAIEHYSAALSRNIESRPFAAICFCNRAAAYKALGQITDATADCSLAIALDGNYWKAISRRATLYEMIRDYAQAARDLQRLVAVLTKQVEEKTKQFGHSDKTTNLVNDLRQARLRLSTIEEAARKEVPLNMYLILGIEPSASASEVKKAYHKAALRHHPDKAGHSLARSDNGDDSLWKEIGEEVHKDTDRLFKMIGEAYAMLSDPAKRAQYDLEVMRNDLKKQSGRSTYRTHTDAPNYPFERSSRRQWKEGWRPYGR
- the LOC118032965 gene encoding uncharacterized protein isoform X6, with protein sequence MNPSNFDNLNSGFSNSTRISNQNPNFSSRSSSSSSTKGGLSRPRLPKVRRQSNPQNFKSNEETWVGIGFNQFRPDRSPVEPGGSGSGGNEAFVFGASPSNMGFNSNSGKGIIEELKSLRTGRETNVDVSEKSGFVFASDGDKNHGVDESMQKLSIDDKENVVDGASKLSVNGKFGSGDNVGSSIGRNVELLPPDELEKKLNIEEAGDATNGGGSFQADDIKKFGFKSSEKGSEMFAAAAENALPDKIKNLNIKDHVVTNDVNNETNEKDSFAFGSRESIGGYVGGENESALSHEMGCKLKIGIAKVESSGQTNMGFSSCRISRKDMPTVNEGDKKFHDCGDPTEFIFEGGTPGKDVSGIHASMDQPKVDTQPIGIAGPSHVFSSSRLAGWNAFRVPPTGGLEKTDGFSFTSKQDGAGSPFVEFKTPNPKGNLFTGLNPKMEFSTKFKDSKVKKKRGKLKQPVKVPLSPGLDFVTRESGSQEIPEASESYSPMDISTYQETLSDARNSRETSVTSEESFALDSQHASTDSQPTVLNDAIDEDLVVATQRMDINEEDMKCRETKEKNSENCFDKGIGAENHMEESISGAETESCKSANEEIDSINDVIVTSAESEASSSKNLDSDLSTQFFSAVSSEDTINSGFTFAASSTAHVSPKHHHKKNNLVRADNDSFNSSATSKGSYASSSLQFTPFSGSSSPLSPVRSKKVGLSAPSHVIGDNGELLKGLEINQGSVPASVAAQEACEKWRLRGNQAYKSGDLSKAEDCYTQGVNCVSKSETSVSCLRALMLCYSNRAATRISLGRMRDALGDCKMVAAIDPNFIRVQFRAANCYLALGDVEGAVQYFKKCLQFGIDACVDRKISVEASDGLQKAQRVSECMQHSAELLKRGAPNDAESALQVIAEGLLISSCSEKLLEMKAESLFMLRKYEEVIRLCEHTFDSAKKNSPPLHADYHVENIGPEHAKDTSFMIWRCRLIFKSYFHLGRLEEAIGSLEKQVEPPSTATSSLSRIGIETQESLVLLAATVNELIRHKAAGNEAFQAGKHSEAIEHYSAALSRNIESRPFAAICFCNRAAAYKALGQITDATADCSLAIALDGNYWKAISRRATLYEMIRDYAQAARDLQRLVAVLTKQVEEKTKQFGHSDKTTNLVNDLRQARLRLSTIEEAARKEVPLNMYLILGIEPSASASEVKKAYHKAALRHHPDKAGHSLARSDNGDDSLWKEIGEEVHKDTDRLFKMIGEAYAMLSDPAKRAQYDLEVMRNDLKKQSGRSTYRTHTDAPNYPFERSSRRQWKEGWRPYGR
- the LOC118032965 gene encoding uncharacterized protein isoform X3, which gives rise to MNPSNFDNLNSGFSNSTRISNQNPNFSSRSSSSSSTKGGLSRPRLPKVRRQSNPQNFKSNEETWVGIGFNQFRPDRSPVEPGGSGSGGNEAFVFGASPSNMGFNSNSGKGIIEELKSLRTGRETNVDVSEKSGFVFASDGDKNHGVDESMQKLSIDDKENVVDGASKLSVNGKFGSGDNVGSSIGRNVELLPPDELEKKLNIEEAGDATNGGGSFQADDIKKFGFKSSEKGSEMFAAAAENALPDKIKNLNIKDHVVTNDVNNETNEKDSFAFGSRESIGGYVGGENESALSHEMGCKLKIGIAKVESSGQTNMGFSSCRISRKDMPTVNEGDKKFHDCGDPTEFIFEGGTPGKDVSGIHASMDQPKVDTQPIGIAGPSHVFSSSRLAGWNAFRVPPTGGLEKTDGFSFTSKQDGAGSPFVEFKTPNPKGNLFTGLNPKMEFSTKFKDSKVKKKRGKLKQPVKVPLSPGLDFVTRESGSQEIPEASESYSPMDISTYQETLSDARNSRETSVTSEESFALDSQHASTDSQPTVLNDAIDEDLVVATQRMDINEEDMKCRETKEKNSENCFDKGIGAENHMEESISGAETESCKSANEEIDSINDVIVTSAESEASSSKNLDSDLSTQFFSAVSSEDTINSGFTFAASSTAHVSPKHHHKKNNLVRADNDSFNSSATSKGSYASSSLQFTPFSGSSSPLSPVRSKKVGLSAPSHVIGDNGELLKGLEINQGSVPASVAAQEACEKWRLRGNQAYKSGDLSKAEDCYTQGVNCVSKSETSVSCLRALMLCYSNRAATRISLGRMRDALGDCKMVAAIDPNFIRVQFRAANCYLALGDVEGAVQYFKKCLQFGIDACVDRKISVEASDGLQKAQRVSECMQHSAELLKRGAPNDAESALQVIAEGLLISSCSEKLLEMKAESLFMQLRKYEEVIRLCEHTFDSAKKNSPPLHADYHVENIGPEHAKDTSFMIWRCRLIFKSYFHLGRLEEAIGSLEKQVEPPSTATSSLSRIGIETQESLVLLAATVNELIRHKAAGNEAFQAGKHSEAIEHYSAALSRNIESRPFAAICFCNRAAAYKALGQITDATADCSLAIALDGNYWKAISRRATLYEMIRDYAQAARDLQRLVAVLTKQVEEKTKQFGHSDKTTNLVNDLRQARLRLSTIEEAARKEVPLNMYLILGIEPSASASEVKKAYHKAALRHHPDKAGHSLARSDNGDDSLWKEIGEEVHKDTDRLFKMIGEAYAMLSDPAKRAQYDLEVMRNDLKKQSGRSTYRTHTDAPNYPFERSSRRQWKEGWRPYGR